A single Agrococcus sp. ARC_14 DNA region contains:
- a CDS encoding heavy metal translocating P-type ATPase — translation MLALAVPTVALSSMFAMILGYTLPDVPGLAWVSPVLGTVMYVWGGKPFLTGAVSEIRARKPGMMLLIGLAITVAFIASWGASLGLLHHELDFWWELALLIVIMLLGHWIEMRSLAQTTSALDSLAALLPDEAERVDGDSIVTVAPTDLAVGDVVVVRPGGSVPADGSIVDGRAAMDESMVTGESQTVTRTIGESVTAGTVATDSGLRVQVTATGDDTALAGIQRLVTDAQNSSSRAQRLADTAAGWLFWFALGAAAITAIVWSLVGLPDAAVVRTITVLVIACPHALGLAIPLVVSIATERAARGGVLVKDRLALESMRTVDTVLFDKTGTLTKGEPTVTDIAVTDGHEPDDVLALAAAAETDSEHPLAKAIGRAAAAKNLAVPRSSDFSSSPAVGVTATVDGATVRVGGPHLLTEEHAEELGAADRWRSDGAIILHVIQDGQVIGALKLADEIRTESREAIEALHALDVQVVMITGDAEAVARSVAEELGIDRFFAGVRPEDKAAKVQELQREGRKVAMVGDGVNDAPALAQADVGLAIGAGTDVAIASAGVILASDDPRSVLSVMELSRAAYRKMKQNLWWAAGYNLISVPLAAGVLAPIGFVLPMSVGAVLMSLSTIVVALNAQLLRRLDLRPAATTQAILQSMSASDRRAR, via the coding sequence ATGCTGGCCCTAGCAGTCCCGACCGTCGCGCTCTCGAGCATGTTCGCCATGATCCTCGGCTACACGCTGCCGGACGTCCCCGGGCTGGCCTGGGTCTCCCCCGTGCTCGGCACGGTGATGTACGTGTGGGGCGGCAAGCCCTTCCTGACCGGCGCTGTGAGCGAGATCCGCGCGCGCAAGCCCGGCATGATGCTGCTCATCGGCCTCGCGATCACCGTCGCCTTCATCGCCTCGTGGGGAGCGAGCCTCGGACTGCTGCACCACGAGCTCGACTTCTGGTGGGAGCTCGCGCTCCTGATCGTGATCATGCTGCTCGGACACTGGATCGAGATGCGCTCGCTCGCGCAGACCACCAGCGCTCTGGACTCGCTCGCGGCACTCCTCCCGGACGAGGCCGAGCGCGTGGACGGCGACAGCATCGTCACCGTCGCGCCTACCGATCTCGCCGTCGGAGATGTCGTCGTCGTCCGTCCCGGCGGCAGCGTGCCCGCTGACGGCAGCATCGTCGATGGACGCGCAGCCATGGACGAGTCGATGGTCACGGGAGAGTCGCAGACGGTCACGCGCACCATCGGTGAATCCGTCACCGCCGGCACCGTCGCCACCGACTCCGGCCTGCGTGTCCAGGTGACCGCCACCGGCGACGACACCGCCCTCGCAGGCATCCAGCGGCTGGTCACGGATGCGCAGAACTCCTCCTCCCGAGCGCAGCGCCTCGCCGACACCGCCGCAGGGTGGCTGTTCTGGTTCGCGCTCGGCGCGGCAGCGATCACCGCGATCGTCTGGTCGCTCGTGGGCCTGCCCGACGCGGCGGTCGTCCGCACGATCACCGTGCTCGTCATCGCGTGCCCCCACGCGCTCGGCCTGGCCATCCCGCTCGTGGTCTCCATCGCCACCGAGCGTGCCGCCCGCGGCGGTGTGCTCGTCAAGGATCGCCTCGCGCTCGAGAGCATGCGCACCGTCGACACGGTGCTGTTCGACAAGACCGGCACCCTCACGAAGGGCGAGCCGACCGTGACCGACATCGCCGTCACCGACGGGCACGAGCCCGATGATGTGCTTGCTCTGGCTGCGGCCGCGGAGACCGACAGCGAGCACCCGCTCGCCAAGGCGATCGGCCGGGCGGCTGCCGCCAAGAACCTGGCCGTTCCGCGCAGCAGCGACTTCTCCTCGTCCCCTGCCGTCGGCGTCACCGCGACCGTCGACGGCGCGACCGTCCGCGTCGGCGGACCGCACCTGCTGACCGAGGAGCACGCGGAGGAGCTCGGTGCCGCCGACCGATGGCGCTCCGATGGGGCGATCATCCTCCACGTGATCCAGGACGGCCAGGTCATCGGAGCGCTCAAGCTCGCCGACGAGATCCGCACGGAGTCGCGCGAGGCGATCGAAGCGCTGCACGCCCTCGACGTGCAGGTCGTCATGATCACCGGCGATGCCGAGGCAGTGGCACGCTCGGTCGCGGAAGAGCTGGGCATCGACCGCTTCTTCGCCGGCGTCCGTCCCGAGGACAAGGCCGCGAAGGTGCAGGAACTGCAGCGCGAGGGCCGGAAGGTCGCGATGGTCGGAGATGGCGTGAACGACGCCCCGGCCCTGGCCCAGGCGGATGTGGGGCTCGCGATCGGGGCCGGCACCGATGTCGCGATCGCATCCGCGGGAGTGATCCTTGCCAGCGACGACCCGCGATCCGTGCTGTCGGTGATGGAGCTCTCGCGCGCCGCCTACCGCAAGATGAAGCAGAACCTCTGGTGGGCAGCCGGCTACAACCTCATCTCCGTGCCGCTGGCAGCCGGCGTGCTCGCACCCATCGGCTTCGTGCTGCCGATGTCCGTCGGCGCCGTCCTGATGTCGCTCTCCACGATCGTCGTGGCGCTCAACGCGCAGCTGCTGCGGCGCCTCGACCTTCGACCCGCCGCCACCACGCAAGCCATCCTCCAATCGATGAGCGCATCCGACCGGAGAGCACGATGA
- a CDS encoding heavy metal translocating P-type ATPase, whose translation MTDLQPAAAASSVELEIGGMTCASCAMRIEKKLNKLDGVSATVNYATEKAKVLAPADFDPAVLIAEVEKTGYTAALPALEQSSTVDDDGEAPDAELVSLRHRLIGSVVLTVPVIAMAMVPVLQFTYWQWLSLALAAPVIVWGAWPFHKAAWTNLRHGAATMDTLISMGTSAALLWSLFALFFGTAGVPGMTHPFELTVAPSDGAANIYLEVGAGVTMFILAGRYFEKRSKRQAGAALRALLELGAKDVAVLRDGVEVRIPTTDLAVDDEFVVRPGEKIATDGTVVSGTSAVDASMLTGESVPVEVGTGDTVTGATVNAGGHIVVRATRVGSDTQLAQMAKLVEDAQSGKADVQRLADRVSGIFVPIVIAIAVGTLGAWLGAGFPAAAAFTAAVAVLIIACPCALGLATPTALLVGTGRGAQMGILIKGPEVLESTRRIDTIVLDKTGTVTVGKMTLTDVYTAAGTDRTELLRLAGALEDASEHPIAQAVAKAAVQEFGTLPTPEGFTNIEGKGVQGVVDGHAVIVGRASLLADWSLHLSAELAKAKAGAERQGKTAVAVGWDGQARGVLVVADTVKPTSAAAVAQFKRLGLTPVLLTGDNQTVAEQIAAEVGIADVIAEVLPQDKVDVISRLQREGKAVAMVGDGVNDAAALAQADLGLAMGTGTDVAIEASDLTLVRGDLRSAADAIRLSRKTLGTIKGNLFWAFAYNVAAIPLAALGLLNPMLAGAAMAFSSVFVVGNSLRLRSFRSEAVDPAPTATTAPRPAARSAAVDTHH comes from the coding sequence TTGACTGACTTGCAGCCGGCAGCTGCGGCTTCCAGCGTGGAGCTGGAGATCGGCGGGATGACGTGCGCCTCGTGCGCGATGCGGATCGAGAAGAAGCTGAACAAGCTCGACGGCGTCAGCGCGACCGTGAACTATGCGACGGAGAAGGCCAAGGTTTTGGCACCCGCGGACTTCGACCCGGCGGTGCTGATCGCGGAGGTGGAGAAGACCGGATACACCGCAGCACTCCCCGCCCTGGAACAGTCCTCGACGGTGGACGACGACGGCGAGGCTCCGGATGCAGAACTGGTGAGCCTGCGGCACCGACTGATCGGCTCCGTCGTGCTCACCGTCCCAGTGATCGCCATGGCGATGGTGCCGGTGCTGCAGTTCACCTACTGGCAGTGGCTCTCGCTCGCGCTCGCCGCGCCGGTGATCGTGTGGGGCGCGTGGCCGTTCCACAAGGCGGCCTGGACGAATCTGCGGCACGGTGCCGCGACGATGGACACGCTCATCTCGATGGGAACCAGCGCGGCGCTGCTGTGGTCGCTGTTCGCGCTGTTCTTCGGCACCGCTGGCGTCCCCGGTATGACGCACCCGTTCGAGCTCACCGTCGCCCCCAGTGACGGCGCCGCAAACATCTACCTGGAGGTCGGCGCCGGGGTGACGATGTTCATCCTGGCCGGCCGCTACTTCGAGAAGCGATCCAAGCGGCAGGCTGGCGCGGCGCTGCGAGCGCTGCTCGAGCTGGGCGCGAAGGACGTCGCCGTGCTCCGCGACGGCGTCGAGGTGCGCATCCCGACCACAGATCTCGCCGTCGACGACGAGTTCGTCGTCCGGCCCGGCGAGAAGATCGCCACCGACGGCACGGTCGTCTCCGGCACCTCCGCGGTAGACGCTTCCATGCTCACGGGCGAATCGGTGCCCGTCGAGGTCGGAACGGGCGACACCGTCACCGGAGCCACCGTCAACGCGGGCGGCCACATCGTCGTGCGCGCCACGCGGGTCGGCTCGGACACGCAGCTCGCCCAGATGGCGAAGCTCGTGGAGGACGCGCAGTCCGGCAAGGCCGACGTGCAGCGCCTCGCCGACAGGGTCTCCGGCATTTTCGTGCCGATTGTGATCGCCATCGCGGTGGGCACGCTCGGCGCCTGGCTCGGCGCCGGCTTCCCAGCCGCGGCCGCGTTCACGGCGGCCGTCGCCGTGCTGATCATCGCCTGCCCCTGCGCGCTCGGCCTCGCGACCCCCACCGCGCTGCTCGTGGGCACGGGACGCGGTGCGCAGATGGGGATCCTCATCAAGGGGCCGGAGGTGCTCGAGTCCACGCGCCGCATCGACACCATCGTGCTCGACAAAACCGGCACCGTGACCGTGGGCAAGATGACCCTCACCGATGTGTACACCGCCGCCGGCACCGACCGGACCGAGCTGCTGCGACTCGCGGGCGCCCTGGAGGACGCCTCCGAACACCCGATCGCCCAGGCCGTCGCGAAGGCCGCGGTGCAGGAGTTCGGGACACTGCCGACCCCGGAAGGCTTCACGAACATCGAGGGCAAGGGCGTGCAGGGCGTCGTCGACGGGCACGCGGTGATCGTCGGCCGGGCCTCGCTGCTGGCCGACTGGTCCCTGCACTTGTCTGCCGAACTCGCCAAGGCGAAGGCCGGGGCCGAGCGCCAGGGGAAGACCGCGGTCGCCGTCGGCTGGGACGGTCAGGCGCGCGGCGTGCTCGTCGTCGCCGACACGGTCAAGCCCACGAGCGCGGCCGCCGTGGCGCAGTTCAAGCGCCTGGGGCTCACGCCGGTGCTGCTCACCGGCGACAACCAGACCGTGGCCGAGCAGATCGCCGCCGAGGTCGGCATCGCCGACGTGATCGCCGAGGTGCTGCCGCAGGACAAGGTCGACGTCATCAGCCGGCTGCAGCGCGAGGGGAAGGCCGTCGCGATGGTCGGCGATGGGGTCAACGACGCCGCCGCCCTCGCCCAGGCCGACCTGGGTCTCGCGATGGGCACCGGCACCGATGTCGCGATCGAAGCCTCCGACCTCACGCTCGTCCGCGGCGACCTGCGCAGCGCTGCCGACGCGATCCGGCTCTCCCGGAAGACGCTGGGCACCATCAAGGGCAACCTGTTCTGGGCCTTCGCCTACAACGTCGCCGCGATCCCGCTGGCCGCCCTCGGGCTGCTCAACCCCATGCTCGCCGGCGCGGCAATGGCGTTCTCCAGCGTCTTCGTCGTCGGCAACAGCCTCCGCCTTCGCAGCTTCAGGAGCGAGGCGGTGGACCCCGCACCGACCGCCACGACCGCGCCGCGGCCTGCGGCACGGTCGGCAGCAGTCGACACCCATCACTGA
- a CDS encoding heavy-metal-associated domain-containing protein produces the protein MNTAARLGIYGAGLVLAFGGAFAIAAAVVPDATVAAWSQDDRGAHSDPATSTTAPPATTQEEQEIDVTGVTIAQSGFMIGPIDAPAQPGETSPLSFQILDGDGAPVTAFETAHGKDLHLITVRTDGTGYRHVHPELDPANGTWSLPWTWEAAGSYRVYADFTTTDATSITLSRMIDVVGTVEPQPATDVRLRDDVDSFDVTISGELTAGGASELTVEVARDGDPITDLEPYLGAFGHLVALRQGDLAYLHVHAHGDEPQPGDLAGPDVTFTAEAPTAGRYLLYFDFQVDGMVHTAQFVLDAIPPTGSAGTPDEPAGTDGDAEHDGH, from the coding sequence ATGAACACCGCCGCCCGATTGGGCATCTACGGTGCTGGACTCGTGCTCGCCTTCGGCGGAGCCTTCGCCATCGCCGCCGCCGTCGTGCCAGACGCCACCGTCGCCGCCTGGTCGCAGGACGACCGAGGCGCCCACAGCGATCCGGCCACCAGCACGACAGCACCACCGGCAACCACGCAGGAAGAGCAGGAGATCGACGTGACCGGAGTCACCATCGCCCAATCAGGCTTCATGATCGGACCGATCGACGCCCCCGCGCAGCCGGGTGAGACGAGCCCGCTCTCGTTCCAGATCCTCGATGGCGACGGCGCACCGGTGACCGCATTCGAGACCGCCCACGGGAAGGACCTGCATCTGATCACGGTCCGCACCGACGGCACCGGGTACCGTCACGTGCACCCGGAGCTCGATCCCGCGAACGGCACGTGGTCGCTGCCGTGGACCTGGGAGGCCGCCGGCAGCTACCGGGTCTACGCCGACTTCACGACCACAGACGCCACGAGCATCACTCTCTCCCGCATGATCGACGTGGTCGGCACGGTCGAGCCACAGCCGGCGACCGACGTGAGGCTTCGCGACGACGTAGACAGCTTCGACGTCACGATCAGCGGCGAGTTGACGGCGGGTGGCGCGAGCGAGCTGACCGTCGAGGTGGCTCGGGACGGGGACCCAATCACCGATCTCGAGCCGTACCTCGGCGCCTTCGGGCATCTGGTCGCGCTTCGCCAGGGCGATCTCGCCTATCTGCATGTGCATGCGCACGGCGACGAGCCGCAGCCCGGCGATCTGGCCGGCCCCGACGTGACGTTCACGGCCGAGGCCCCGACCGCCGGCCGATATCTGCTGTATTTCGACTTCCAGGTCGACGGAATGGTGCACACCGCGCAGTTCGTGCTCGACGCGATCCCCCCGACGGGCAGCGCGGGCACCCCTGATGAGCCGGCGGGCACTGACGGCGACGCTGAGCACGACGGACACTGA
- a CDS encoding heavy metal-associated domain-containing protein produces MSSSEFQVTGMSCGHCEVAIRSEVEQIAGVENVQVSAQTGRLVITGSQPIDDAAILAAVDEAGYEAAPLR; encoded by the coding sequence ATGAGCAGCTCCGAGTTCCAGGTCACCGGCATGAGCTGCGGCCACTGCGAGGTCGCGATCCGCAGCGAAGTCGAGCAGATCGCGGGGGTCGAGAACGTCCAGGTGAGCGCGCAGACCGGCCGGCTCGTGATCACGGGCTCGCAGCCGATCGACGACGCAGCGATCCTCGCCGCAGTCGATGAAGCCGGCTATGAGGCTGCGCCGCTCCGATGA
- a CDS encoding FAD-dependent oxidoreductase, protein MLEPDVLIVGAGAAGHAAAAALRAAGFTGSVRIVHDEPHPPYSRTLVDKAILPGLLTVEQAALKDLTPLGVELVHGRALTIDADRHVVRLQDGRALPYSTLLLAMGSTPRALPGGAGPGVFSLHRAEDALRIRDHLGDDPTGRTVTVLGAGLVGSEVASYFAAAGAELQLVAQSDVPLARVLGRPIATRLRDLHAAHVDAHFGRAVTVLLPSASRLGVRLDDGSELRSDLVIVAQGTVPDTSWASGDAEGVRVDDRLRAGTIPGAYAAGAAAAHTTPDGSWHRIDHWDDAMAQGAHAARTILHDLGEGEDPGPYRAASGFSLNVYGTSIMGVGTVSPNAVVGTDRSRDGSIVTTFRDGDGCVTGAVGLSAAREILAIKAELAGHR, encoded by the coding sequence ATGCTCGAGCCGGACGTCTTGATCGTCGGAGCAGGAGCCGCTGGGCACGCAGCGGCGGCCGCGCTGCGCGCAGCAGGGTTCACCGGCTCCGTGCGGATCGTGCATGACGAGCCGCATCCGCCGTACAGCCGAACCTTGGTCGACAAGGCGATCCTGCCCGGCCTGCTCACCGTCGAACAGGCGGCGCTCAAGGATCTGACGCCGCTCGGCGTCGAGCTCGTGCACGGGCGCGCGCTCACCATTGACGCGGATCGGCACGTCGTCCGCCTGCAGGACGGCCGGGCGCTGCCCTACAGCACCCTGCTGCTGGCGATGGGCAGCACGCCAAGGGCGCTTCCCGGCGGTGCTGGTCCCGGCGTCTTCTCGCTGCATCGCGCGGAAGACGCTCTGCGGATCCGCGACCACCTCGGGGACGATCCAACCGGGCGCACCGTGACGGTGCTCGGCGCTGGCCTGGTGGGGTCTGAGGTCGCGAGCTACTTCGCAGCGGCAGGCGCCGAGCTGCAATTGGTCGCGCAATCGGACGTGCCGCTCGCGCGCGTGCTCGGGCGCCCGATCGCGACGCGGCTTCGAGACCTGCACGCCGCGCACGTCGACGCCCACTTCGGGCGAGCCGTGACCGTACTGCTGCCGTCTGCTTCGCGTCTAGGCGTGAGGCTCGACGACGGCAGCGAGCTGCGCTCGGATCTGGTGATCGTGGCGCAGGGGACCGTGCCGGATACGTCATGGGCGTCCGGGGACGCCGAAGGGGTGAGGGTCGATGACCGCCTGCGGGCGGGCACGATCCCCGGTGCGTACGCGGCCGGCGCAGCAGCAGCGCACACGACCCCGGACGGCTCATGGCACCGCATCGACCACTGGGACGATGCCATGGCCCAGGGCGCGCACGCCGCGCGCACCATCCTGCACGACCTCGGTGAAGGCGAGGACCCGGGACCGTACCGCGCGGCCTCCGGTTTCAGCTTGAACGTCTACGGGACTTCGATCATGGGGGTCGGCACCGTGTCACCAAATGCGGTCGTCGGCACGGACCGCTCGCGTGACGGCAGCATCGTCACGACCTTCCGTGACGGCGACGGGTGCGTGACGGGGGCGGTCGGACTCTCGGCGGCCCGCGAGATCCTCGCCATCAAGGCCGAGCTCGCGGGCCACCGATGA
- a CDS encoding DUF305 domain-containing protein yields MHAPKRALAASALTIALVLTGCAAASEPATSPSTSSSPTENSAGSAGATDFNQDDVMFAMNMIAHHQQAIEMSDTLLAKSDVDERVADLAERIREAQQPEIERMNAMLEAWGETPGDMEGMDHGSGTGGGMMSESDMELLEEAPGPEASRLFVEQMIMHHDGAVAMAEAEVASGENADAVELAERIINDQSSEIAEMEALLDEL; encoded by the coding sequence ATGCATGCACCCAAGCGCGCGCTCGCAGCGAGCGCGCTCACGATCGCCCTCGTCCTCACCGGCTGCGCCGCCGCGTCCGAGCCCGCCACGAGCCCCTCGACATCGAGCAGCCCCACGGAGAACAGCGCTGGCAGCGCGGGGGCGACGGACTTCAACCAGGACGACGTGATGTTCGCGATGAACATGATCGCCCACCACCAACAGGCCATCGAGATGTCCGACACGCTGCTGGCCAAATCCGACGTCGACGAGCGCGTCGCCGACCTCGCCGAACGCATCCGAGAGGCGCAGCAGCCGGAGATCGAGCGCATGAACGCCATGCTCGAAGCCTGGGGCGAGACCCCCGGCGATATGGAAGGAATGGACCATGGATCCGGCACGGGCGGCGGCATGATGTCGGAATCCGACATGGAACTGCTCGAGGAGGCACCGGGACCTGAGGCATCGAGGCTGTTCGTGGAGCAGATGATCATGCACCACGACGGCGCCGTGGCGATGGCGGAGGCTGAGGTCGCCTCGGGCGAGAACGCCGACGCTGTCGAGCTGGCCGAGCGCATCATCAACGACCAGTCGTCGGAGATCGCCGAGATGGAGGCACTGCTCGACGAACTGTGA
- a CDS encoding DUF6153 family protein — MRALSSRPADAVPRARILLALLLAVAGVLVGLLGMHVLGGGTHAAHDAAPAPAISHAMGEDHAPAPAHCGETGCEEFGLMAASCVLALLALTLLLPASPVRWFVRTSAPPARSFPLFARSTPTPSLIALSISRT, encoded by the coding sequence ATGCGCGCGCTCAGCAGCAGACCGGCTGACGCCGTTCCCCGTGCACGGATCCTGCTCGCACTGCTGCTGGCCGTGGCTGGCGTGCTGGTTGGCCTGCTCGGCATGCACGTGTTGGGCGGAGGCACCCATGCCGCGCACGATGCCGCCCCTGCCCCGGCGATCTCCCATGCGATGGGAGAAGATCACGCACCGGCCCCGGCACACTGCGGCGAGACCGGTTGCGAGGAGTTCGGGTTGATGGCCGCGAGCTGCGTGCTGGCACTGCTGGCGCTCACGCTGCTGCTGCCCGCCTCCCCAGTGCGATGGTTCGTGCGAACCAGCGCTCCACCGGCGCGCTCCTTCCCGCTCTTCGCACGGTCCACCCCCACCCCTTCGCTCATCGCGCTCTCGATCAGCCGGACTTGA
- a CDS encoding DUF305 domain-containing protein yields the protein MRRPTVLTALALASAFALAGCANGSEQPAETPGERASVEPSTTAGESSSISSEHNEQDVMFAQMMTPHHQQAVEMSEMLLAKDDIPTEVADFAQQVIDAQGPEIERMNAMLEAWGEEPGDMEGMDHGSGMGGMMSEAAMAALEEAQGTEAAQLYLEQMITHHQGAVEMAQEQLDSGENPEALQLAQQIIDAQEAEIAQMEDMLQNL from the coding sequence ATGCGCAGGCCCACCGTCCTGACCGCACTCGCGCTGGCCTCCGCATTCGCCCTCGCGGGATGCGCGAACGGCAGCGAACAACCAGCTGAAACCCCGGGGGAGCGCGCGAGCGTCGAGCCCTCGACGACGGCTGGCGAGTCTAGTTCGATCTCCAGTGAGCACAACGAGCAAGACGTGATGTTTGCGCAGATGATGACACCGCACCACCAGCAGGCGGTGGAGATGAGCGAGATGCTGCTGGCCAAGGACGACATCCCGACCGAAGTGGCCGACTTCGCCCAGCAGGTCATCGACGCGCAGGGTCCGGAGATCGAGCGCATGAACGCCATGCTCGAAGCCTGGGGCGAAGAGCCCGGCGACATGGAAGGCATGGATCACGGATCCGGCATGGGCGGCATGATGAGCGAAGCGGCCATGGCCGCCCTTGAAGAGGCGCAGGGAACCGAGGCGGCCCAGCTCTACCTGGAGCAGATGATCACCCACCACCAGGGCGCAGTCGAGATGGCTCAAGAGCAGCTCGATAGCGGTGAGAACCCGGAGGCGCTGCAGCTTGCCCAGCAGATCATCGACGCGCAGGAGGCCGAGATCGCGCAGATGGAGGACATGCTGCAGAACCTCTGA
- a CDS encoding four-helix bundle copper-binding protein, translating into MSHHVESMLDTYPKDLGGIDKQALAACIEACFECAQTCTACADACLSEDMVAELTKCIRTNLDCADICETTGRILSRHTGYDANITRAVLEACQTACRACAEECEQHAQMHEHCRVCAEACRRCERACADLLATLR; encoded by the coding sequence ATGAGCCACCACGTGGAGTCCATGCTCGACACCTACCCCAAGGATCTCGGGGGAATCGACAAGCAGGCGCTTGCGGCGTGCATCGAGGCGTGCTTCGAGTGCGCGCAGACGTGCACCGCGTGCGCCGATGCCTGCCTGTCGGAGGACATGGTCGCCGAGCTCACCAAGTGCATCCGCACCAACCTCGACTGCGCAGACATCTGCGAGACGACCGGGCGCATCCTCTCGCGCCACACCGGCTACGACGCGAACATCACTCGCGCCGTCTTGGAAGCGTGTCAGACGGCATGCAGGGCGTGCGCGGAAGAGTGTGAGCAGCACGCGCAGATGCACGAGCACTGCCGCGTGTGCGCGGAAGCGTGCCGACGGTGCGAGCGCGCGTGCGCCGACCTGCTCGCCACACTGCGTTGA
- a CDS encoding M23 family metallopeptidase, whose amino-acid sequence MTQPTSPAREKSEALPSIVTAQPATRRVLREQERAAEAIARTGAEARASARVTVLHGAPSLYSSRRAMREAAIQVARELTVSKAATGTASSITIANPALGVDNAPSTSGARRAQRPLTPRIIRQPVTTAPPARAERRVRKLARKITAGSALVFIGSFVAVTSLPAQAMQAPSTLAPEVALIEPSSQELDQVAADSDTFFARDEIVVTDPLAAASMTDAEFASYQAVADSEVPGSSYGGDPAFPRAWEALNTDYVQSPFPSLAQLRITSPFGYRPGGSHGGTDIALGLGTQIRPIANGVVSEVWQGNNPGGGGYVVFVDHNINGQFVQSWYAHMLPGSIQVEVGQVVDITTVIGQVGSSGRSTGPHLHLELKNSNYVSFDPMLWLQTREMNLE is encoded by the coding sequence GTGACGCAGCCCACATCTCCTGCACGGGAGAAGAGCGAGGCTCTTCCGTCGATCGTCACAGCGCAGCCGGCAACTCGGCGCGTCCTTCGCGAGCAGGAACGGGCCGCCGAAGCGATCGCGCGTACCGGCGCTGAAGCTCGCGCATCTGCGCGAGTGACGGTCCTTCATGGCGCCCCATCGCTGTACTCGAGCCGCCGCGCCATGCGCGAGGCCGCGATTCAGGTCGCCCGGGAATTGACGGTCTCGAAGGCTGCGACTGGTACGGCAAGCAGCATCACGATTGCGAACCCGGCGCTGGGCGTCGACAACGCGCCTTCGACATCCGGGGCGCGCCGTGCACAGAGACCGCTCACGCCGCGCATCATCCGGCAACCAGTGACCACGGCACCGCCGGCGCGTGCCGAGCGACGCGTCCGCAAGCTCGCGCGGAAGATCACTGCAGGCAGTGCGCTGGTGTTTATCGGATCGTTTGTTGCCGTCACCTCGCTACCCGCGCAGGCAATGCAGGCGCCAAGCACCCTCGCCCCGGAGGTGGCCTTGATCGAGCCGAGCTCACAGGAGCTCGATCAAGTCGCCGCAGACAGCGACACATTCTTCGCACGCGACGAGATCGTCGTCACCGACCCGCTTGCTGCAGCGAGCATGACGGATGCCGAGTTCGCCAGCTACCAGGCAGTTGCGGACTCAGAAGTGCCAGGTTCGTCGTACGGGGGCGATCCGGCGTTTCCCCGTGCCTGGGAAGCGCTGAACACCGACTATGTGCAGAGCCCGTTCCCCAGCTTGGCGCAGTTGAGGATCACGAGTCCGTTCGGATACCGCCCCGGTGGATCGCACGGCGGGACGGATATTGCCCTCGGCCTCGGCACGCAGATCCGGCCGATTGCGAACGGTGTCGTCTCCGAGGTGTGGCAGGGGAACAATCCCGGTGGTGGCGGGTACGTCGTCTTCGTCGACCACAACATCAATGGACAGTTCGTGCAGTCCTGGTACGCGCACATGCTGCCCGGTTCGATCCAGGTCGAGGTAGGCCAGGTCGTGGACATCACGACAGTCATTGGCCAGGTGGGCAGTTCCGGCCGTTCGACGGGTCCGCATCTGCACCTCGAACTGAAGAACAGCAATTACGTGTCCTTCGATCCGATGCTGTGGCTGCAGACGCGCGAGATGAACCTCGAGTAG